From the Ciona intestinalis chromosome 2, KH, whole genome shotgun sequence genome, one window contains:
- the LOC113475774 gene encoding alpha-(1,6)-fucosyltransferase-like has protein sequence MTYSMDGLEAGFLPLSENCQKPRSTEKWKQLIDDETSRNESCVYIKDSYDYNSIYRPQAVPSNLLPVIEKFHSHPFLWFASQVVWYITRPNIMMKNRLTIMEEKVNFQLPIVGIHVRRSDKLSSEEEHTVFQPLSAYMKPVIDWYDRYEMRQMRDEIDVKVKRRIYLAMDDPTVWEETKSFPEFEFFGNKSFAVRSNKIKHRRSTEGFFEVITDVNMLAKCNYIVGTLSSELSRLAYELMQTYHVDATDKFYSLDIEYGIDDQYLMEYMSQFNHTHSSFAEMELQVGDMVKVEGLMSDSQYVFGENQRTNATGLVPVFKLKRKNQAIVYPSFFNSFSDTTV, from the exons ATGACTTATTCAATGGACGGGTTGGAAGCTGGATTTTTGCCACTGAGTGAAAATTGCCAAAAACCTCGTTCAACAGAAAAATGGAAGCAATTAAtag ATGATGAAACCTCACGGAATGAATCCTGTGTTTACATCAAAGATTCGTATGATTACAACAGCATCTACAGACCACAAGCTGTTCCTTCTAACTTGCTGCCGGTGATTGAGAAATTTCACAGCCACCCATTTTTGTGGTTTGCAAGTCAAGTAGTCTGGTACATCACACGGCCAAATATTATGATGAAGAACAGACTTACAATCATGGAggaaaaagttaattttcaactGCCTATTGTTGG AATACATGTTCGCCGATCAGACAAGCTCAGCTCTGAGGAGGAACATACAGTTTTTCAACCATTGAGTGCGTACATGAAACCTGTAATAGATTGGTATGATAGATATGAAATGAGGCAAATGAGAGATGAGATTGATGTTAAGGTAAAGAGACGAATATATCTTGCAATGGATGACCCAACAGTTTGGGAAGAAACCAAAAG CTTTCCGGAGTTTGAGTTTTTTGGAAATAAATCATTTGCAGTAAGATCAAACAAAATTAAGCATCGCAGATCAACTGAAGGATTTTTTGAAGTTATAACTGATGTAAACATGCTTGCCAAGTGTAATTACATTGTTGGGACATTATCTTCTGAG cTGAGTCGACTGGCATATGAACTGATGCAGACTTATCATGTTGATGCAACAGATAAATTCTACTCGCTTGACATAGAATATGGAATTGACGACCAATATTTGATGGAATACATGTCTCAATTCAATCACACACACAGTTCGTTCGCAGAAATGGAACTGCAAGTTGGGGACATGGTTAAAGTGGAGGGGCTAATGTCTGACAGCCAATATGTTTTTGGTGAGAACCAACGTACAAATGCTACTGGTCTTGTTCCTGTTTTCAAATTGAAGCGAAAAAATCAGGCAATAGTTTACCCAAGCTTTTTTAATAGTTTCTCTGATACAACTGTTTAG